One Endozoicomonas gorgoniicola DNA window includes the following coding sequences:
- the traN gene encoding conjugal transfer protein TraN encodes MKYCRPNTVYCLLLFCISTAFAEEAAKTFEQHTRSQWLNDINHKTEAVTRNPEPIIGSDSKIIMEQSKDQQHRQKLEGYYQNEDFDGLQTFGEHRATQLKTEQSPEGEAWRLLNQSPDRYYPDANEHRILGAMDLSVNALQHPNTWSQQKHWPTDAQGNPIYDSNAEMSTTIARLRQHFKGCDYQKTLVLKQDRQVHSPDIRECTRALVTDDNVTLSRKIRISPFLEYVSGSGLAGMNSCESSSANEGCIQIRLGKDRGADNYYRCGCCIKEETFTVTLPRPEALTRAVIQEARWDDRMQIWINDHKVWQSNGDFPPESGGGCELDENFHLNSPITLDSSVFKSPDHQLTVKIRTSVGDRGEGYALIKLYFDMNQLVDEDRWTPSSELERLQAMKQWQQDGLCNLQFHCLEQMTETEHSLHGKVIPLHPTLSRQLPSECKTVRAEADCFYYKTTATQQPPDSCAQFANNPDCEFLGNRCLGEKSGTCYTSEDRYDCGYTGSLNRIGIEERIHCEGQPMKCMLGECQADITDADNTDFASAVSGLHAAKHMAHDMECDPYGGGCQIFSGKACTCKKGIFNMVDCCNLPTNVNFGSYLNLLLMGYLFDKSAIHLQSNYPNQLTGQYQKMREPLMQGINKLSQPAKNLWSGVGKSWDKLSEKLWPTPAEVHTQTATAQPIAGELSQEAQSSLLGNMQQQLMRKMAEVVQKVLGEDATNLLFRTAGNNLASQGGQLSQQALVMNPAITSAISAVTMLYTAYTMTKLIIQITNKCEDEEFELAAKREMKTCHKVGSYRKSKLLGISSMSFNSYCCFNSPLSRILQVQIRQQLNMGWGSAKHPDCSGITPEVLQIVDWNRIDLSEWLALLKLQNKLPELNADTLKQLNLETLTGKGSRLDFDEQREDSRKRLEARYEGISPAQLDQYQGGKTEHLRSQIRKKQ; translated from the coding sequence GTGAAATACTGTCGACCCAACACAGTGTATTGCCTGCTTCTCTTTTGCATAAGCACTGCCTTTGCAGAAGAAGCCGCTAAAACCTTTGAGCAACACACTCGCTCTCAGTGGCTCAACGACATCAATCATAAGACTGAAGCCGTTACCCGCAATCCGGAACCGATTATTGGCTCTGATTCAAAGATCATCATGGAACAGTCCAAAGATCAGCAACATCGTCAAAAACTGGAAGGTTATTATCAAAACGAGGATTTTGACGGCTTGCAAACCTTTGGCGAACACAGGGCAACCCAGTTGAAGACCGAACAGTCACCGGAAGGCGAAGCCTGGCGTCTGCTGAACCAATCACCCGACCGCTACTATCCCGACGCCAATGAACACCGGATTCTCGGGGCTATGGATCTGAGTGTAAATGCGCTACAGCATCCCAACACATGGTCACAACAAAAACATTGGCCCACCGATGCTCAGGGCAACCCGATTTACGACTCTAATGCAGAGATGAGTACCACTATTGCCCGCCTGCGCCAGCATTTTAAAGGCTGTGATTACCAGAAAACGCTGGTACTGAAACAGGATCGGCAGGTGCATAGCCCGGATATCAGGGAGTGTACCCGAGCATTGGTCACAGACGACAACGTAACGCTTAGCCGTAAAATAAGAATCAGCCCATTCCTTGAATACGTCTCTGGTTCAGGCTTGGCAGGTATGAACAGCTGTGAAAGCAGTTCTGCCAATGAAGGCTGCATCCAAATTCGATTAGGCAAAGACCGGGGCGCAGATAACTACTACCGCTGCGGCTGCTGTATCAAAGAAGAAACATTCACTGTCACATTGCCAAGGCCAGAAGCCCTTACCCGCGCCGTCATTCAGGAAGCCCGCTGGGATGACCGGATGCAAATCTGGATTAACGATCATAAGGTATGGCAGAGCAATGGTGACTTTCCACCGGAGAGCGGCGGTGGTTGTGAGCTGGATGAGAACTTTCACCTGAACAGTCCTATAACCTTGGACAGCTCTGTATTCAAAAGCCCGGATCATCAACTCACGGTTAAAATACGCACCTCTGTTGGAGACAGAGGTGAAGGCTACGCCCTGATAAAACTGTACTTTGATATGAACCAACTGGTGGATGAAGACCGCTGGACACCGTCTTCCGAACTGGAGCGACTACAAGCCATGAAACAGTGGCAACAGGACGGTTTATGCAATCTTCAATTCCACTGTCTTGAACAGATGACAGAGACCGAACACTCTCTTCACGGCAAAGTGATTCCGTTGCATCCGACCTTGTCACGACAACTACCCTCTGAGTGTAAAACGGTCAGAGCAGAAGCTGACTGTTTTTATTACAAAACCACAGCCACACAACAGCCTCCCGATAGCTGCGCCCAGTTCGCCAATAATCCTGACTGTGAATTTCTCGGCAATCGATGTCTGGGAGAGAAGAGTGGCACCTGCTACACCTCGGAAGACCGCTACGACTGCGGCTACACCGGTTCACTAAATCGCATCGGTATTGAGGAAAGGATTCACTGTGAAGGCCAACCTATGAAGTGCATGTTAGGAGAATGCCAGGCGGATATAACCGACGCTGATAATACGGATTTTGCCAGTGCGGTCAGCGGACTCCACGCCGCAAAACATATGGCGCACGATATGGAGTGCGACCCTTATGGTGGCGGCTGCCAGATATTCAGCGGTAAAGCCTGCACCTGCAAAAAAGGTATTTTCAATATGGTGGACTGCTGCAACCTGCCCACCAATGTCAATTTTGGAAGCTACCTGAACCTGCTTTTGATGGGGTATCTATTCGATAAGTCTGCAATCCATCTTCAATCAAACTACCCCAACCAGTTAACCGGCCAGTACCAGAAAATGCGGGAACCTTTGATGCAGGGCATTAACAAGCTCAGTCAACCCGCAAAAAATCTATGGTCAGGCGTGGGAAAGAGTTGGGACAAGCTCTCCGAAAAACTCTGGCCAACACCGGCTGAAGTCCACACGCAAACCGCTACAGCCCAACCTATTGCCGGAGAGCTGTCGCAAGAAGCGCAGTCATCTCTGTTGGGCAATATGCAGCAACAACTCATGCGAAAGATGGCCGAAGTCGTCCAAAAAGTGCTGGGAGAAGACGCCACCAACCTGTTGTTCCGAACAGCAGGCAACAACCTGGCCTCACAGGGTGGACAACTCAGTCAGCAAGCTCTTGTTATGAATCCAGCCATCACTTCGGCGATCAGTGCCGTGACCATGCTCTACACCGCCTATACCATGACCAAACTCATCATCCAGATCACGAACAAATGTGAAGATGAAGAGTTTGAGCTGGCAGCAAAGCGGGAAATGAAGACCTGTCATAAGGTCGGCAGCTACAGAAAATCCAAATTACTGGGAATAAGCAGCATGAGCTTCAACAGCTACTGCTGCTTCAACTCACCACTGTCACGCATTCTGCAGGTACAAATCAGACAACAGTTAAACATGGGCTGGGGTTCCGCCAAACATCCGGATTGTTCTGGTATCACTCCCGAGGTTTTACAAATAGTAGACTGGAACCGAATCGACCTGAGCGAGTGGCTGGCACTGCTGAAGCTGCAAAACAAATTGCCGGAACTGAATGCAGATACCCTGAAGCAGCTCAACCTGGAAACACTCACCGGCAAAGGCTCACGGCTAGATTTTGATGAACAGCGGGAGGATAGCCGGAAACGGCTGGAGGCGAGATATGAGGGTATCAGTCCAGCGCAACTGGACCAATATCAAGGCGGAAAGACCGAACACCTCCGTAGTCAGATCAGAAAAAAACAATGA
- a CDS encoding type II toxin-antitoxin system RelE/ParE family toxin — MLRIIFTDQYTLQEFGEAQADSYIRALFETFQALADTPGMARKRDEVRSGLRSYPVNAHVVFFRESETGIVIARMLHQSMDYQSKSY, encoded by the coding sequence GTGTTACGTATAATATTCACAGATCAATATACCCTTCAGGAGTTTGGTGAGGCTCAGGCCGATTCGTACATTCGAGCGTTGTTTGAGACGTTTCAGGCACTTGCCGATACGCCGGGCATGGCACGAAAGCGTGATGAGGTAAGGTCTGGTCTCCGGTCTTACCCTGTTAATGCACACGTTGTGTTTTTCCGAGAATCTGAAACCGGCATTGTCATTGCCCGCATGCTTCACCAGTCAATGGATTACCAGTCAAAATCCTATTGA
- a CDS encoding IS630 family transposase — protein sequence MAAGSKKIDEWLNVRYPQILSQADEQDAIIFFLDESTAKSESHRGRTWGVKGLTPVVKATGSRHRSNLISVVSSEGIMRYKTFTGSMNRFAFVNFLKSLVRSVDKPVIVITDGHPAHRAKHTQEYVAQEPRLLGLHLLPSYSPELNPDEQAWNYLKEKLGKVALKTKDEFIKFIRGKMRSLQKSPETIKGFFRLHDTRYACRQCYV from the coding sequence ATGGCAGCAGGATCAAAAAAAATTGATGAGTGGCTGAATGTTCGTTATCCGCAGATACTCAGCCAAGCAGATGAGCAAGATGCCATTATTTTCTTTCTGGATGAATCTACGGCTAAATCAGAGAGTCACCGTGGCCGAACGTGGGGCGTCAAGGGACTCACTCCTGTCGTGAAGGCTACAGGCTCAAGACACAGGTCGAACCTTATTTCAGTAGTAAGCTCCGAAGGGATAATGAGATACAAAACATTCACAGGCAGCATGAACCGTTTTGCCTTCGTAAACTTTCTTAAATCTTTGGTTCGAAGCGTTGATAAGCCCGTGATTGTAATCACAGATGGACATCCTGCACATAGAGCTAAACACACACAAGAATATGTAGCACAGGAACCAAGGCTGTTAGGTCTTCATCTACTGCCGAGCTATTCACCAGAGCTGAATCCAGATGAGCAAGCCTGGAACTACCTTAAAGAAAAGTTGGGTAAGGTTGCCCTGAAGACAAAAGATGAATTTATAAAATTTATTCGGGGCAAGATGCGGAGTTTGCAAAAAAGTCCTGAAACAATAAAAGGATTCTTCAGGTTACATGACACCCGTTATGCTTGCAGGCAGTGTTACGTATAA
- a CDS encoding winged helix-turn-helix domain-containing protein: MNNIDGRKISDEVREQIRFDAIKDWHAGMNPSSLARKYRTSRKTVYEWIDRYETGGWDGLKTRTGKTGPKPKLSPEQQEQLHLLLRSSTPVDYGYQTPLWTCQIVAKLIDQTFQVKYVPASVARLLKRMGFSPQKPRWGAWQQDQKKLMSG; encoded by the coding sequence ATGAACAATATTGACGGACGTAAAATCTCGGATGAGGTTCGGGAACAAATACGATTTGACGCCATTAAAGACTGGCATGCAGGCATGAACCCCTCCAGCCTCGCCCGCAAATACAGAACGTCAAGAAAGACCGTCTATGAATGGATCGACCGTTATGAAACTGGTGGATGGGATGGCCTTAAAACGCGCACAGGCAAGACCGGCCCAAAGCCAAAATTATCTCCAGAGCAGCAAGAACAGCTCCATCTGCTTCTCAGAAGCAGTACTCCCGTAGACTATGGTTATCAAACTCCTCTGTGGACTTGCCAGATAGTCGCAAAGCTGATTGATCAGACATTTCAGGTTAAATATGTACCGGCCTCTGTTGCCAGACTTCTGAAGCGAATGGGATTTAGTCCACAGAAGCCTCGTTGGGGAGCATGGCAGCAGGATCAAAAAAAATTGATGAGTGGCTGA
- a CDS encoding type II toxin-antitoxin system ParD family antitoxin, protein MARTQTISLGDELQSYAQKLVDSGAYSSVSEVVREALRNLREQKASSSLEQLRNMIDEGDSSGAPVDLEVEQFLSRMKKHR, encoded by the coding sequence ATGGCTCGAACTCAAACTATTAGCCTTGGAGATGAGCTTCAGAGCTACGCTCAGAAGCTGGTTGACTCCGGTGCATATTCTTCAGTGAGTGAAGTTGTGCGTGAAGCACTCAGAAATTTGCGGGAACAAAAAGCTTCTTCAAGTCTGGAGCAACTGAGAAACATGATTGATGAGGGCGACAGTAGCGGTGCTCCTGTGGATCTTGAAGTAGAACAATTTCTTTCCCGGATGAAAAAGCATCGGTAA
- the traL gene encoding type IV conjugative transfer system protein TraL has product MEIPRTINDPIQFLFWSLDEIYPVAVGLIWGIWFDRLLLGMFLGMMAIRLYRRFRDRNPDGHLSHRMYWLGFYFSGTKTLPNPYVRVFYPCRK; this is encoded by the coding sequence ATGGAAATCCCCCGCACCATCAATGACCCTATTCAATTTTTGTTCTGGTCACTGGATGAAATCTACCCCGTTGCCGTTGGGCTGATCTGGGGCATCTGGTTTGACCGCCTGTTGCTCGGTATGTTTCTCGGTATGATGGCGATTCGACTTTATCGACGCTTTCGTGACCGTAACCCCGATGGACACCTGAGCCACCGGATGTACTGGCTGGGCTTCTATTTTTCCGGCACGAAGACACTGCCAAATCCCTATGTCCGGGTATTTTACCCCTGCCGAAAATGA
- a CDS encoding type IV conjugative transfer system protein TraE, with translation MTVSEYLRRFKQWRQQLCVDRLIVLMLALSNSLLLMHCLNSKPTVELSLPFMDAQVGIQSGKASQAYYEWWGLALAELLGNLNTQNLSFVESRLQSLFSPNLYQQVQTTLNQQFQQLRDDKVSMSFEPLSLDFNEQSQTVTVAGNSVLSSGNQRLSGRKTYSFRFDMILYRPVLTALQIESDLK, from the coding sequence ATGACCGTTTCTGAATACCTGCGTCGCTTCAAACAGTGGCGGCAGCAACTCTGCGTGGATCGACTGATAGTGTTGATGCTGGCGCTGAGTAATTCGTTGCTGTTAATGCACTGTTTAAACAGTAAACCCACTGTTGAGCTATCACTGCCATTCATGGATGCTCAGGTGGGTATCCAGTCAGGCAAAGCATCACAAGCCTATTATGAATGGTGGGGGCTGGCACTGGCCGAACTGCTGGGCAACCTGAATACTCAAAACCTGTCGTTTGTGGAGTCCCGTCTGCAAAGTCTTTTCTCACCCAACCTGTATCAGCAGGTACAAACCACACTGAACCAGCAGTTCCAGCAGTTGCGAGATGATAAAGTCAGCATGAGCTTTGAGCCGTTAAGTCTTGATTTTAATGAACAATCACAGACGGTTACTGTGGCAGGCAACAGTGTTTTGTCATCCGGAAACCAACGTCTTTCAGGACGAAAAACGTATAGCTTTCGCTTTGACATGATTCTCTATCGCCCCGTATTAACTGCTTTGCAGATCGAGTCAGACCTGAAGTAA
- a CDS encoding type-F conjugative transfer system secretin TraK produces the protein MNKVIAVVAGFYCSWIMAGSSPVKLQVSPGQQQPVTLSRLHLNRIVTPFAAPQIRTIDQADIRIEGSVIYLSSQQEEPFVVYITPHDSEAHALSLLVTPLDVPPKEIQLSLPKQWQQKLNRNRETAKRFEEAGNYQQTITEVLSTLVKGQIPEGYELTKFNKANYQPCQQDGLRFDFSKGQQVQGHHFNVLIGTAKNHTEKPVTFHERNCQGSNTSAVAMWPKNTLYPGQRRELFILSSTAEPESAPLIRPSLMNY, from the coding sequence ATGAACAAAGTCATCGCTGTTGTAGCCGGTTTCTATTGCTCATGGATTATGGCCGGAAGTTCGCCGGTTAAATTGCAGGTATCTCCGGGACAGCAGCAACCCGTTACCCTCAGTCGCCTGCATTTAAACCGGATAGTGACGCCTTTTGCGGCTCCGCAGATACGCACGATTGACCAGGCTGATATCCGGATTGAAGGTTCTGTGATTTATTTGTCGTCTCAACAGGAAGAACCTTTTGTCGTTTACATCACGCCCCACGATAGCGAAGCCCATGCTTTGTCTTTGCTGGTGACACCGCTGGATGTTCCACCGAAAGAAATCCAGCTCTCCCTGCCTAAACAGTGGCAGCAAAAGCTGAACCGGAACCGGGAGACAGCCAAACGCTTTGAGGAAGCCGGGAATTACCAACAAACCATCACTGAAGTGCTGTCTACTCTGGTTAAAGGACAAATTCCCGAAGGCTATGAGTTAACGAAATTCAACAAAGCGAATTATCAGCCCTGCCAGCAAGACGGTTTAAGGTTTGATTTTTCCAAAGGCCAGCAAGTTCAGGGGCATCATTTCAATGTGCTGATTGGCACGGCAAAAAACCACACAGAAAAACCAGTTACCTTCCATGAGCGAAACTGTCAGGGCAGCAATACTTCAGCCGTTGCCATGTGGCCTAAAAACACCCTGTATCCGGGGCAACGACGAGAGTTGTTTATCCTTTCCAGTACCGCAGAACCGGAATCTGCGCCACTCATACGTCCGTCACTGATGAACTACTGA
- a CDS encoding TrbI/VirB10 family protein yields the protein MNDLSQYITPRFKRYGIVFGSALVLVILIFATSKRHEKPDNKAPEKEPKTVDFTGVPPKELTLNRISADLERMHQQQQALHTQHQKEMDSLKERVQQEIQQLSQSEPVQQPASAAESRESAPMPDVLQWNQYSPPPPNGYNEPENYQPPPQPPRPIRMLGATRPAASEPNIQSGDQPGLLRLMAGSILSGQLITGLDVPTGQGARREPYPVLIRIKASAILPNRYRTNVRECFVLASGYGDLSSERAYLRSETLSCIFKHNHQEQVIERPLEGYLTGEDGKAGLRGRLVSKQGQVMAKAAMAGFLSGVSQAFDIKPVPVFSVVPNKNGEIQSPFQSGLRGSEALQSSLIKGSNKALEKLADFYLKLADQMVPVIEISAERKVDLILTRGLKQ from the coding sequence ATGAACGACCTTAGCCAATATATAACACCAAGGTTCAAACGCTATGGCATTGTGTTTGGGAGTGCGCTGGTGCTCGTTATCCTGATCTTTGCCACCAGTAAACGCCATGAAAAACCAGACAATAAAGCACCCGAAAAAGAACCAAAGACGGTGGATTTTACCGGCGTGCCTCCCAAAGAGTTAACGCTGAACCGGATCAGTGCTGACCTTGAGCGAATGCATCAGCAACAACAGGCTCTCCATACACAGCACCAAAAGGAGATGGACTCTTTAAAGGAAAGAGTACAGCAGGAAATCCAGCAATTGAGCCAATCAGAACCTGTTCAACAGCCAGCCTCTGCCGCCGAAAGTCGTGAATCTGCACCCATGCCGGATGTATTGCAATGGAATCAATACAGCCCGCCGCCACCCAACGGTTACAACGAACCGGAGAACTATCAACCGCCCCCTCAGCCTCCCAGACCGATTCGAATGCTGGGAGCCACAAGACCAGCAGCATCCGAGCCGAATATTCAATCAGGAGACCAGCCAGGATTACTCCGGTTGATGGCCGGCAGCATTTTATCAGGCCAGCTGATTACCGGACTGGATGTTCCTACCGGGCAAGGTGCACGGCGTGAACCTTATCCCGTTCTTATTCGCATCAAAGCCTCAGCTATTTTGCCGAATCGCTATCGAACCAATGTCAGGGAGTGCTTTGTACTGGCTTCAGGCTACGGCGACCTGAGCTCTGAACGGGCTTACCTTCGCAGTGAAACCCTGTCGTGCATCTTTAAACACAACCATCAAGAACAAGTTATTGAACGACCACTGGAAGGTTATTTAACCGGAGAAGATGGCAAGGCTGGACTGCGTGGCAGACTGGTTAGCAAGCAGGGACAGGTCATGGCAAAAGCGGCAATGGCGGGATTTCTCAGCGGTGTCAGTCAGGCGTTTGATATCAAGCCTGTCCCTGTGTTTTCTGTGGTACCCAATAAAAATGGTGAAATTCAGTCACCTTTCCAGTCTGGTCTAAGGGGTAGCGAAGCCCTGCAAAGTTCACTGATTAAAGGCAGCAACAAGGCACTGGAAAAGCTGGCGGATTTTTACCTGAAACTGGCTGACCAGATGGTGCCGGTGATTGAGATCAGTGCTGAGCGAAAAGTAGACCTGATTCTTACCAGAGGACTAAAGCAATGA
- a CDS encoding TraV family lipoprotein — translation MRCFLEPQRHEGTKKSAIKPFVSLCLCGSALLLSGCSLFGVGEAKYACPEPGKGVCKSARQIYKDTDHSVLEEMTATSMPSVTSHVSPDLSIVTPETVPNRLPAQVLRIWLAPWVDKQGNWHSGGVVMTDIYPREWQSAVPVYSPSDNE, via the coding sequence ATGAGATGTTTTCTTGAACCACAAAGGCACGAAGGCACAAAGAAAAGCGCCATCAAGCCCTTTGTGTCTTTGTGCCTTTGTGGTTCAGCGCTGTTGTTGTCAGGCTGCTCCCTGTTTGGTGTAGGGGAGGCGAAGTATGCCTGCCCCGAACCAGGCAAAGGCGTCTGTAAGTCGGCAAGACAGATTTACAAAGACACCGATCATTCTGTGCTGGAGGAAATGACAGCAACCTCTATGCCCTCCGTTACAAGCCATGTTTCACCTGATCTTTCCATCGTTACCCCTGAGACAGTTCCCAATCGCTTACCGGCTCAGGTATTGAGAATCTGGTTGGCTCCATGGGTCGACAAACAGGGTAACTGGCACAGCGGAGGTGTTGTCATGACGGATATTTATCCAAGGGAATGGCAGTCGGCGGTTCCTGTGTATTCCCCTTCTGACAACGAATAA
- the traA gene encoding TraA family conjugative transfer protein, which translates to MCSFLFSCHNKKQILQIKRVLKTVLRSCGFALIVFSPLLWAEGVTITGGNDFADIYGRLVGWIKGDLGRTLSIAFVLIGLAYGMARQSLIGFATGVGAAVGLQVTPTVINSIFGL; encoded by the coding sequence ATGTGCAGTTTTCTCTTTTCCTGTCACAACAAAAAACAAATTCTACAGATCAAGCGAGTCCTCAAAACCGTTTTGCGATCCTGTGGTTTTGCCTTGATTGTATTTTCACCCTTGCTCTGGGCAGAAGGTGTGACCATCACTGGCGGTAATGACTTTGCGGATATCTATGGTCGGTTAGTGGGCTGGATCAAAGGCGACCTTGGGCGTACATTGTCCATCGCATTTGTACTGATCGGTCTTGCCTATGGCATGGCTCGCCAGTCATTGATTGGCTTTGCCACAGGCGTTGGCGCTGCCGTGGGTTTGCAGGTGACGCCCACCGTTATTAATTCCATTTTTGGCTTATGA
- a CDS encoding TraI domain-containing protein, with translation MTSLQALSLIHRWLHHNSPETKSVDLPERPPQQVTEQQGCSGYQTGTGAILHQQQKLLDQLNEQLNLPDELQRLFNQTLDNLVSWVHLLPAHPQHHCEPAGAIRHALETAFWSVVATEQIHFDHELYPDQRRVRQPLWRLIAGVAGLLYDSGRVVSSITVHDSGVGHWPSLQAGLEQWLQKYRITGYQPHWVQSDNRPDKHLSSEYTCINLLLLDKLTSNELGYVLKPDHDKGSLWQTFIGCLTGQNSPQSAAQMVSAIELARLNSVKLHFIGGAALAALDSPEPDILKQDTEENVDSTESAEPQNPTVQSNGLAQNCLQQVIKQLKPENTRWKKDSLVLRWPDDCQVPDQDHFPTSTELLDQWSQKGWLRQIGEEKTFLRGGQRYVFLQPDISLLCRQWLNTQPETESSPC, from the coding sequence ATGACTTCCCTTCAGGCTTTAAGCCTTATCCATCGCTGGCTTCATCATAATTCCCCTGAAACCAAATCCGTTGATTTACCAGAAAGACCGCCGCAACAGGTCACTGAACAACAGGGTTGCTCAGGGTATCAAACCGGAACCGGAGCCATACTGCATCAACAGCAAAAGTTGTTGGATCAGCTTAATGAGCAGCTGAACCTGCCCGATGAGTTGCAGCGCCTGTTCAACCAGACCCTGGATAATCTTGTGAGCTGGGTGCATCTGCTTCCGGCGCACCCGCAACACCATTGTGAACCGGCCGGAGCCATTCGCCATGCTCTGGAAACGGCATTCTGGTCAGTGGTGGCGACAGAGCAAATTCATTTTGACCATGAGCTATACCCTGATCAGCGCAGGGTGAGGCAACCGTTATGGCGACTAATAGCAGGCGTTGCCGGATTATTGTATGACAGTGGTCGAGTGGTCAGCAGTATCACCGTTCATGATTCCGGAGTCGGGCACTGGCCATCCCTGCAAGCCGGTCTGGAACAATGGCTACAAAAGTACCGCATTACGGGTTATCAGCCCCACTGGGTACAATCCGATAACCGTCCTGATAAACATTTGTCCTCTGAATACACCTGCATCAATCTACTGTTACTGGACAAACTGACCAGCAATGAGCTGGGTTATGTCCTGAAACCGGATCACGACAAAGGGTCTTTATGGCAGACTTTTATCGGTTGCTTAACCGGACAAAACAGTCCCCAGTCAGCGGCGCAGATGGTCAGCGCCATTGAGTTAGCCCGTCTGAACAGTGTGAAACTGCATTTTATCGGTGGTGCCGCATTGGCGGCATTAGACTCGCCGGAACCCGATATTCTAAAACAGGATACTGAAGAAAATGTTGACTCAACAGAGTCTGCTGAGCCACAAAATCCAACCGTTCAAAGCAATGGGTTAGCCCAGAACTGTCTGCAACAAGTCATAAAGCAACTGAAACCGGAAAACACACGCTGGAAAAAAGACAGCCTGGTTTTGCGCTGGCCGGATGACTGTCAGGTTCCAGATCAGGATCATTTCCCCACATCAACAGAGCTGCTGGATCAGTGGAGTCAGAAAGGCTGGCTACGACAAATCGGCGAAGAAAAGACCTTCCTGAGAGGCGGTCAGCGTTATGTGTTCCTACAACCTGACATTTCTCTGCTTTGCCGGCAGTGGCTGAATACCCAACCAGAAACGGAATCGTCGCCATGTTAA